The nucleotide window AGAGTGTTCCGGAAGCAGAGGAGGCTCAGGTGGAAGAAGAAGGCACAGGCGCCTTCCACCAGCATGCCGTGGGGCACGGACGTGCGCAGTGCTGAGCTGCAGTGTGCATCCATGAGGCTCTGGAGGACATGCAGGTCGCTGAGCTCCCAGGCCCAGTAGCGCCGAGTCAGCATGCCGGCCGCCTGCATGCCCAGTCCCTGGGCCGCCAGTGCCAGCAGCGTGCAGGGCATAGAGGCCTCGGCCAGGAGCAGCTCCTGCAGGGACACGGTGGGGTTGGCTGCCGCCCCATCGCAGGTTGCCCAGTGCAccagcaggagcaggaagagcagcgTCAGCAGCAGGTCAGGGCCGAAGCCCCCCGCCCAGGGGCCCAGCTCCACCAACACCCGCATCTCCAGGCAGCAGGCCCCCAGCTGGGCGGCGCCCACCGCCTCCCGGGCGAAGCTGGCATAGGCGCCTGCCGGGAGCAGGGCCTTGGACAGCCTCCTGGCTGCCTGGCAGAGGGCGAAGGTGgcgaagaagaaggaaagggacacGTTCAGACCGGCCATTGGCTTGGGGGCTCCCTGAGGAGAAGGGCCGAGCGGGACGCCTGAGCTGACGTGTCAGGGCCCgatccagccccagccccaaggACGGGGCAGCTGTGGGAGACGCCACCTGGGCCGACAGCCCTGCGAACGCCACACCTGTGCCCCTACCTCTCACCGCACCTGCTGCCGGCCTGGGAGCCGAACCAGGAACTTCCACAGCAGACGCCCTGTGGCCAGGCGTCCTCCCTGGGGCAAGAAACACACCAGGCCCCTGCCCGCCCAGCTGCAGGGGCTGGGCATGGGCCAGAGCTTCAAAGCCACCACTGGAGCTCTGTGACTCAGCCCCTGGGGCTTTTGGCTCCTGGGACGCAGCTGGGCAGCTCCCTGCACCTGCGCTCtgtcccccacaacccccccccccaagcaggTGAGGATCTCCAGCTCTGCCCCTGCTGTGGGCAGCTGTCTGCCAGGTCGGGCCTTCCCatgcgagggagggagggagccctggGTGCTCCGGCCTGGCTGCTGGGGGTGCCTCGGGGAGCTGAACCTGCAGAAGCGACCCCACTGCACCACACACGTTAGTTTTTCTGACTGGCAGTatagacaaataaaaatgcatcTCTAAGAAAGCCTGGCTGGTGAGCAGCTCAAGTGTCTCCTGACAGACGCACAAATGTGAAGACCTTGGAAAAAAAGACCTGTTCCCTGTTCCC belongs to Meles meles chromosome 9, mMelMel3.1 paternal haplotype, whole genome shotgun sequence and includes:
- the LOC123950258 gene encoding aquaporin-12-like — translated: MAGLNVSLSFFFATFALCQAARRLSKALLPAGAYASFAREAVGAAQLGACCLEMRVLVELGPWAGGFGPDLLLTLLFLLLLVHWATCDGAAANPTVSLQELLLAEASMPCTLLALAAQGLGMQAAGMLTRRYWAWELSDLHVLQSLMDAHCSSALRTSVPHGMLVEGACAFFFHLSLLCFRNTLPVYRVPLTALLVTFMAYTAGPFTSAFFNPALAASVTFQCSGPTLLEYAQVYWLGPLTGMVLAVLLYHGRLPRLFQRNLLYSQKNKYRTPRGKLAPGPRDTPMPAGGCRSRETTREAGRQLPGSG